One Oryza glaberrima chromosome 10, OglaRS2, whole genome shotgun sequence DNA segment encodes these proteins:
- the LOC127752733 gene encoding uncharacterized protein LOC127752733 isoform X2, with the protein MDYDDSDFQSQNFQLAGEDNNKFPAGLRQFPLPKLDIDDQLQSHLRFDNLIDSEGLFSGQGHGNSWIEVLSTGSSVVDFSSSAAESCSINRTNNVWSEATSTESVEMLLKSVGENEMTGNMDENAHHQISGMDSKTDPSNMPSKTSDSPTGNIIVPAENDKSQSTRSEMAEDPSRIQPQLEHIRPFSVDDKAEQAVGSTLSDRKSNYTLESVSERCIVSGRSSSPKKTSESCPDVGSYFEVVHDDDSLDNLNIQSDGVGSRKLNNEPFSDLAPLQNIYTTSSYHFEQDNQESGVGVTTQGSEICHTNENKDGLHGLQNLSCTSQHLGSSHLTSEVSNEALLSGSSDGLLEAITNPVKMLHRSDDTSKRASATLQSSFLQVEHASEGTKGSIDRSSEPAMKKFGASEEPNSAKSQGEPDLKNSSPHLVIPLPTISGEFIQSPKGKQLAHVAGVSEETKYDRVDDTNHSTSDDSKLAMLEQLQDSVDNLSSGVMEEKTIRGQISAVSGNVVHVVKSGHCEKVAVSTSTTDDKFESPGDIVPDNSSACLPDEKDPSITVNHEVSFKEGVVPALEDDPEKMSSMNHEEPLKEDDKSTLEVGEHNTTSPVSEPLLMGSTGSVNPNIDTICSSGTDAVAETPQCEEQATSSGSLTTNATQDKLGDHPDACPPKVLTTGPLMQPEDHEDLVAPSSVLGASSEKGEQNNGKVPLNGMDDSGVQLQDKVLSHGGDRTLVTVSSENKNGLEHGTGEGSCTDATCGSPTVISCNESCPEEDGQGSNALLHHKQTEPPKDPKDHTALTNNSHVSKEGSSRNVKPTLTSEETHTAEDKSFSFEVGAPLNITEKAHAPAWSPLPRSEVAQSPEVTTGIPKPGNPSNHGSDESKNLAIVETSKEQLSGRKVVGSAEGSSVSSHIGHITKAKSTPLEQEQQHPTPDVNVSSAALGHQPFTDLQHVQLRAQIFVYGALIQGMPPAESYMVSAFGEPACGRKPPWGTLLQAALERYNSQRSSLTGLETPTSSHIGSRVTEKASRSTVVKTAPASKKGGKTVLPAHTAVPLHLPTLNMSPLGSSALSLPRGTHLDFGQAVSPVFPYSSQTRQPTSGVASWFPQSPGGRAAPWLVQPQNLIFDSSMKPPVPASANETAKGASSKNISISQAVSPVAFPPNQAPSTISPLAVIPEEKQKASVSTSKRGATPQKSRKRKKAPASPEQPIIAPLLKTDIASVTPATQHTPGFTLSTHSPSNILASGLVSNTGLVTPVPNYQITGIKDAEQRIFSEQISGAIEQSMGQAKGAGVHAMDAVRHAEGIWGHLSTNSKGKLPAEVEEKLTSAAAAASAAVSVAKAAAEAAKMASEAALLAKMMAEEVLSSTYANSSQKHDAGEFKVSNNLASFSSLTPTSSWKTKDDISKGSIISVAREVARKRVEEAAAAAKRAENLDAILKAAELAAEAVFKAGTIIGMGEPLPFTLSELLEAGPDGYWKSDQVRNKKATKLELPTDFSKSGRKRGGKAKHDHAIQNLEPSSSGKGLQLDVVHSGNVAEDVPTIAPVNGNRNDAAPNIIWNGIEKGSAVEVLVHKGESGVAWFSAKVLDINNDSACISYDSHTEETGLRKEWVPLRQEGEKAPQIRLAHPATVSRLKGTRKRRRDTSGNYSWAIGDHVDVLIEDSWREGIISRNRDGDETKLTVQFSGTSDSLVVDAWNLRPSLVWNDGQWIEWSRGKTVDCNKGDSPHEKRQRTKGNDHVPIGGAAAGPSMDTSTNAAAKPEEPKPLALSDRDMVFNIGKRVVESKTDGVAFKRPGLRKEGSRVVGVPKPGKKKKFMEVSKHYDADQADKISEGNASTRPVKHLVPNVPRPREGTSKVDQKGKRIGEMRSRVPKSTKSQDGATNIIPGKGPLSMSAPSTGVFESSHTFAGSTIGSSNNMNLSVEKNSSVHGVGLRSEDSSVSEPHIQAASAAPTSRKNLTTTDRAKRKHVPSMDNSNRTTNKTSEIPGKSADSTEPRRSNRRIQPTSRLLEGLQSSLIVSKVPGEKGPRTNYRSASSRGRNLG; encoded by the exons ATGGATTATGATGATTCTGATTTTCAGAGCCAGAATTTCCAGTTAGCTGGTGAAGACAACAATAAATTCCCAGCAGGTCTGCGGCAATTTCCACTGCCCAAACTTGACATCGACGACCAACTACAAAGCCACCTCAGATTTGATAATCTAATTGATTCAGAGGGACTTTTTAGCGGACAAGGTCACGGCAACAGTTGGATTGAGGTTTTGTCCACTGGAAGTAGTGTTGTTGATTTTAGTTCTAGTGCTGCTGAATCTTGCTCTATAAATAGGACAAATAATGTATGGTCTGAGGCAACATCCACTGAATCTGTGGAAATGTTATTGAAGTCAGTGGGTGAAAATGAGATGACCGGTAACATGGATGAGAACGCACATCATCAGATTAGTGGAATGGACAGTAAAACTGATCCATCCAACATGCCGTCCAAAACAAGTGATTCTCCCACAGGCAACATTATAGTACCAGCTGAGAATGATAAGTCTCAGAGCACTCGTTCGGAAATGGCAGAAGATCCTTCAAGGATTCAGCCTCAGCTTGAGCATATCAGACCTTTCTCAGTGGATGACAAAGCTGAACAAGCAGTAGGTTCAACTTTATCAGACAGAAAATCTAACTATACGCTGGAATCTGTTTCTGAGAGGTGCATAGTGAGTGGGAGGTCTTCTTCTCCAAAGAAAACATCAGAAAGCTGTCCAGATGTTGGCAGCTATTTTGAGGTGGTCCATGATGATGATTCTTTGGACAACCTCAACATACAGTCAGATGGAGTAGGTTCTAGAAAGTTGAATAATGAACCCTTCTCAGACTTGGCACCATTACAGAACATTTATACTACCAGCTCATATCACTTTGAGCAGGACAATCAAGAATCAGGAGTTGGTGTTACCACTCAAGGTTCAGAAATATGCCACACGAATGAAAATAAAGATGGACTTCATGGTTTGCAAAATTTGTCATGTACAAGCCAGCATTTGGGTTCTTCACACTTAACTAGTGAAGTTAGCAATGAAGCTTTATTGTCGGGAAGTTCTGATGGATTACTGGAGGCCATCACAAATCCAGTAAAGATGCTGCACAGGAGTGATGACACTAGTAAGAGAGCCAGTGCTACACTGCAATCATCTTTCTTACAAGTCGAGCATGCATCAGAAGGCACAAAAGGTTCTATTGACAGGAGCAGTGAGCCCGCCATGAAGAAATTTGGTGCTAGTGAAGAACCCAATTCTGCTAAATCTCAAGGTGAGccagatttgaaaaattctagTCCTCATCTTGTCATTCCTTTGCCAACCATAAGTGGTGAGTTTATTCAGTCTCCAAAAGGAAAACAGCTTGCTCATGTTGCTGGAGTTTCTGAAGAAACCAAATATGACAGGGTGGATGATACAAACCATAGCACTAGTGATGACTCAAAACTTGCCATGTTGGAGCAGCTTCAAGATTCTGTTGATAATCTATCTAGTGGTGTTATGGAAGAGAAGACAATCAGAGGGCAAATCTCAGCTGTTTCAGGGAACGTTGTACATGTAGTGAAAAGTGGTCATTGTGAAAAAGTTGCAGTTTCTACCAGTACAACAGATGATAAGTTTGAGTCACCGGGTGATATTGTGCCTGACAATTCTTCAGCTTGTTTACCTGATGAAAAAGACCCAAGCATCACAGTTAACCACGAGGTGTCATTCAAGGAAGGTGTTGTGCCTGCATTAGAAGACGATCCTGAGAAAATGTCCTCAATGAATCATGAGGAGCCATTGAAGGAAGATGATAAATCTACTTTAGAAGTTGGAGAACACAATACCACATCTCCTGTTTCTGAGCCCTTGCTGATGGGATCAACAGGATCAGTGAATCCGAACATTGATACTATTTGTAGCAGTGGTACTGATGCTGTTGCAGAAACACCACAATGCGAAGAACAGGCCACTTCTTCGGGTAGTTTGACCACAAATGCAACTCAGGATAAACTAG GTGATCATCCAGACGCTTGTCCACCGAAAGTCTTGACTACCGGGCCTTTGATGCAACCTGAGGATCATGAAGATTTAGTTGCACCATCCTCTGTCTTGGGTGCCTCATCTGAAAAGGGTGAACAAAATAACGGAAAAGTTCCCTTGAATGGGATGGATGATTCGGGTGTGCAGTTACAAG ATAAGGTATTAAGTCATGGTGGAGATCGTACTCTTGTTACTGTTTCATCAGAGAATAAGAATGGCTTAGAACATGGGACTGGTGAAGGAAGCTGCACTGATGCTACATGTGGTTCGCCTACAGTGATTAGTTGCAATGAATCCTGTCCAGAAGAAGATGGGCAGGGCAGTAATGCTTTGCTTCATCACAAACAAACCGAACCACCCAAGGATCCTAAAGATCATACAGCTTTGACTAACAATTCCCATGTCTCAAAAGAAGGTTCTTCCAGAAATGTAAAACCTACTCTTACTTCGGAGGAGACGCATACAGCCGAAGATAAAAGTTTTTCATTTGAGGTTGGAGCTCCACTAAATATAACTGAGAAAGCTCATGCTCCTGCTTGGAGCCCATTGCCTCGATCTGAAGTTGCTCAGAGTCCCGAG GTAACCACTGGAATTCCTAAACCTGGAAATCCATCGAATCATGGCAGTGATGAAAGTAAGAATTTGGCGATTGTGGAGACCAGCAAAGAACAACTATCTGGAAGGAAAGTGGTTGGAAGTGCTGAGGGGTCTTCTGTAAGCTCACATATTGGTCATATCACTAAAGCCAAAAGTACACCACTAGAGCAGGAACAACAACATCCAACTCCTGATGTCAATG TTTCTTCTGCAGCTTTGGGGCACCAACCTTTCACAGATTTACAGCATGTGCAGCTACGTGCACAGATATTTGTTTATGGAGCTCTCAT TCAAGGAATGCCACCGGCAGAATCTTACATGGTGTCAGCTTTTGGAGAACCTG CATGTGGTCGTAAGCCTCCATGGGGGACACTTTTGCAAGCTGCTTTGGAAAGATATAATAGTCAGAGGTCATCTTTAACTGGCTTGGAGACTCCTACAAGCTCACATATAG GTAGCCGTGTGACGGAAAAAGCCAGTAGAAGCACAGTGGTTAAAACTGCACCAGCTAGCAAAAAGGGTGGCAAAACTGTGTTGCCAGCACATACTGCTGTGCCCCTTCATTTGCCAACTTTAAATATGTCTCCTCTTGGTAGTTCTGCTTTGAGCTTGCCACGAGGTACTCATCTGGATTTTGGCCAGGCTGTATCACCGGTATTCCCATACAGTTCACAGACAAGGCAGCCTACTTCTGGTGTTGCATCGTGGTTTCCCCAGAGCCCTGGTGGGCGCGCTGCCCCCTGGTTGGTTCAACCACAGAATTTGATATTTGATTCATCGATGAAACCGCCTGTGCCGGCAAGTGCAAATGAAACTGCAAAGGGAGCATCCTCTAAAAACATATCCATTTCACAAGCTGTTTCACCTGTTGCATTCCCTCCGAATCAGGCGCCTTCTACCATTTCTCCATTAGCAGTCATACCTGAGGAAAAACAGAAGGCATCGGTTTCTACTTCTAAGCGTGGAGCTACACCACAAAagtcaagaaaaagaaagaaagctcCAGCAAGTCCAGAACAACCTATCATTGCCCCTCTGCTCAAAACAGATATTGCATCTGTTACTCCTGCCACTCAGCATACACCAGGCTTCACCTTATCCACTCATTCTCCAAGCAATATTTTGGCCAGTGGGCTTGTTTCTAACACAGGCTTGGTCACCCCTGTGCCTAATTATCAGATTACTGGTATCAAGGATGCAGAGCAAAGAATCTTTTCAGAACAGATCTCTGGTGCAATAGAGCAATCAATGGGACAAGCAAAAGGGGCAGGTGTGCATGCGATGGATGCAGTTAGGCATGCTGAAGGTATTTGGGGCCACTTATCAACAAATTCGAAAGGCAAATTACCTGCAGAAGTAGAAGAGAAGCTTActtcagctgctgctgctgcttctgcagcAGTTTCTGTTGCAAAGGCAGCTGCTGAAGCTGCTAAGATGGCCTCAGAGGCTGCATTGCTGGCAAAAATGATGGCAGAGGAAGTCCTTTCTTCTACCTATGCAAATTCCTCTCAGAAGCATGATGCTGGTGAATTTAAAGTCAGTAACAACCTGGCTAGTTTCTCAAGTTTGACACCCACATCGTCttggaaaacaaaggatgaCATTTCCAAGGGTTCCATTATTTCAGTGGCACGGGAGGTTGCTAGAAAGAGGGTTGaagaggcagcagcagctgcaaaaCGTGCAGAAAACTTGGATGCCATTCTGAAAGCTGCAGAACTTGCTGCAGAGGCTGTGTTCAAAGCAGGAACCATCATTGGTATGGGTGAACCTTTACCTTTTACCCTTAGTGAGCTGTTGGAAGCTGGTCCTGATGGTTACTGGAAATCTGATCAAGTGAGGAATAAGAAGGCTACAAAATTGGAACTACCTACTGATTTTAGTAAATCTGGAAGGAAGCGTGGTGGCAAAGCTAAACATGACCATGCAATACAGAACTTAGAGCCATCTTCTAGTGGCAAAGGGTTGCAGCTAGATGTAGTGCATTCAG GGAACGTGGCTGAAGATGTTCCCACCATTGCTCCAGTCAATGGGAACAGAAATGATGCAGCACCGAACATAATCTGGAATGGCATTGAAAAGGGATCTGCTGTTGAG GTTTTAGTTCACAAGGGTGAGTCTGGAGTAGCTTGGTTTTCTGCCAAAGTTCTTGATATAAACAATGATAGTGCATGTATCAGCTACGACTCTCACACTGAAG AAACTGGTCTTCGCAAAGAATGGGTGCCATTGAGACAGGAAGGGGAGAAGGCACCTCAAATCCGCCTTGCTCATCCTGCAACTGTTTCTAGATTGAAAGGAACTAGGAAGCGCCGTAGGGACACATCAGGAAATTACTCTTGGGCTATTGGTGATCATGTGGACGTATTGATTGAAGATAG TTGGCGAGAGGGAATTATTTCTCGCAACCGTGATGGTGATGAAACAAAGCTTACCGTACAATTTTCAG GAACCAGTGATTCCTTAGTTGTTGATGCTTGGAATCTTCGCCCATCACTTGTTTGGAACGATGGGCAGTGGATAGAGTGGTCCCGAGGGAAGACGGTTGATTGTAATAAG GGTGATTCTCCTCATGAGAAACGGCAAAGAACAAAAGGTAATGATCATGTACCTATtggtggagcagcagcaggcccTTCTATGGATACGAGCACAAATGCTGCAGCAAAACCAGAGGAGCCAAAGCCATTGGCTTTATCTGATAGGGACATGGTTTTCAACATCGGAAAGAGGGTAGTTGAGAGTAAAACTGATGGTGTTGCTTTCAAGCGACCTGGACTTCGGAAAGAAGGATCACGGGTAGTTGGTGTTCCAAAACctggaaagaagaaaaagttTATGGAAGTAAGCAAACACTATGATGCAGATCAAGCTGATAAAATTTCTGAGGGTAATGCATCTACCAGACCTGTGAAACATTTGGTGCCAAATGTGCCAAGACCACGGGAAGGTACTTCTAAAGTTGACCAGAAAGGAAAGAGGATAGGGGAGATGAGATCGAGAGTACCTAAATCTACAAAGTCTCAGGATGGTGCAACTAACATCATTCCTGGCAAGGGACCTTTATCCATGTCTGCCCCAAGCACTGGTGTTTTCGAAAGTAGTCATACATTTGCAGGAAGTACAATAGGTTCTTCCAACAACATGAACCTCTCTGTAGAAAAGAATAGTTCTGTCCATGGCGTTGGCCTTAGATCTGAAGATTCTTCTGTTTCTGAACCACACATCCAAGCTGCATCTGCTGCTCCTACTTCCAGGAAGAATTTAACCACTACTGATCGAGCTAAAAGGAAACATGTTCCTTCTATGGATAATTCGAACAGGACCACAAACAAAACATCTGAAATTCCAGGGAAGAGTGCTGATTCTACTGAACCCAGAAGGTCGAACCGCCGAATTCAACCAACCTCACGG TTACTGGAGGGTCTGCAGAGTTCCCTTATAGTTTCCAAAGTTCCAGGCGAAAAGGGTCCTAGGACTAACTACAGAAGTGCTTCCTCAAGAG GGCGAAACCTTGGCTGA